The segment AAACCACTACACCTAGCTAGCTTAGATACGTTTAGCTTTCCGTTTTTAAAGCGGTAAAAACTAAGATCGTAGCTTAGAACATTATTAAGTTTAGCTTGATACGATGCTCTCTTTTTTTCGTGTAGATTATTAAGATGAATTCTTTGTTTAGTTGTCAAACCGTCTTTCCTTAAAATTAAACCTTTTAAAGAGCGTTAAAATAGTTTAAAACGCTCTTTAAAGGGCTTAAAGCCCTTTAACACAAATTCTTAATTTTTCTCGTCTTACAAACCTAGGCAAAAGCCTATTTTTGCTATCTTTTAACTTTTTATATTCACTCCAATAGATTTGAAAATAGCTCTTTATCTCGTTCATTTTCCTATCTCCAGGCTCTCTATCTTAGGCACTATCCTAAAATTATCTTTCACTACTCTTTTAAGACCGAGTTTTACTAAATCCTCGTCTTTTAGCTCCGCAAGTGCTTCCTTGTTAGGCTTTTCTTCATATATAATGCACTCTTTACCTAATCCAAATGCCTTTATTGAGCTTAACAAACTCTCAAGCTTGGCTTTTACGGTAGGTACTCTTACGCTTTTGCTTATGCGGTAGCCGATCTCGCCGAAAGTAAATTCTTTTGAGCGTTTTTCTGCGAATTCAGCCTTATTGTCCTCACAAAATAGTGTGATTTGCTGCTCTAAAAAGCTTTTTTCGCTCTCGAGTCTTTCAACTTCGCTCTTTCTAGCTTCTTTTATACGGTTACACTCAAGCGTTACTTCACCGTTAATTTTTTCTATACCTACGCTTACTTCGCATAGTCTTTTTAAAGCGACGTCTACGTCGCTAAAACTATTTATTTGCATCTTTTACTCCTCATTAAAAATTTTTATTAGCCCTATCACTCAAACAAACTAAATTTAAGCTCACTAAGACCATATTCTTTAGCCCACGCCGCCTCTTGTGCCATGCCTGTACTCTTATCGCTCCACTTACACGAATGGCTGTAGTAGTAGCTGCACACTCTAAGCAGTTCTTCGCAGTTTTTCATTACTCTTTCACGCTCAAGCTCGCTATATATCTCCATCCACGCAAGTACGGGCGAGATAGGCTCGTAGCCGTTAGCTCTGACAATAGCGCAAGCCTGCTGCGCTATTTGCTTAGCGTAGTAGTTTCTGTCCCGGTCTTTGCACTCGATACTGGCATAGGGCGTAGAAACAAACACTAATC is part of the Campylobacter concisus genome and harbors:
- a CDS encoding host-nuclease inhibitor Gam family protein, producing MQINSFSDVDVALKRLCEVSVGIEKINGEVTLECNRIKEARKSEVERLESEKSFLEQQITLFCEDNKAEFAEKRSKEFTFGEIGYRISKSVRVPTVKAKLESLLSSIKAFGLGKECIIYEEKPNKEALAELKDEDLVKLGLKRVVKDNFRIVPKIESLEIGK